The Arachis hypogaea cultivar Tifrunner chromosome 19, arahy.Tifrunner.gnm2.J5K5, whole genome shotgun sequence genome has a window encoding:
- the LOC112776387 gene encoding uncharacterized protein, which translates to MDDTIYTSDKSSAPSLNPSRTICHVCQKQFSQYTCPRCNSRYCSLHCYKSHSLCCTESFMRENVVQELQQIQPDEQTKHKMLDILKRFHSEEEMDDSIDDNEDYSTLSEGIVQKILSGQEISFDDLSVEEKKRFQRAIASGELSKMIKPWEPWWSKLSARKIRLSKEGTQLVQPLAEEELEDDIENHDSSKIPLGPETTLPPVSQLSSKEPSPILTVHLVDILYSYCFTLRLYNGDWRSDPLGSVLVVFSVSSVLGQGGLPETVLEALSHCLQQICSPAFRHMGGLQFGFGVIDDVISLLELGSSALICALCDMHRLVQEAGKVAKSEKPRNSRKDEIRSTIRHAERKIYFIMCWVHEQPPEAWSSLAAIVRTEKASVMESQWSGKGQKLNNKAETKGKCLIEEIND; encoded by the exons ATGGATGATACAATATATACGTCAGACAAATCTTCTGCTCCCTCGCTGAACCCTTCGCGGACGATTTGTCATGT ATGTCAGAAGCAATTTTCACAGTACACTTGTCCTAGATGCAATTCACGATACTGTTCTCTCCATTGTTACAAA TCTCATAGTCTCTGTTGTACGGAATCCTTCATGAGAGAAAATGTAGTTCAGGAGCTTCAGCAGATCCAGCCTGATGAACAAACCAAACATAAAATGTTAGACATACTGAAAAGATTTCATTCAGAAGAGGAAATGGATGATAGCATAGATGACAATGAGGATT ATTCAACACTATCTGAGGGCATAGTGCAGAAAATTTTGTCTG GGCAAGAAATCAGTTTTGATGACTTATCTgttgaagagaagaaaagatttcAAAGAGCTATTGCCTCTGGTGAATTGAGCAAGATGATCAAACCTTGGGAACCATGGTGGTCAAAACTTTCTGCCAGAAAAATCCGTCTTAGTAAGGAAGGAACTCAACTTGTTCAACCACTTGCAGAGGAGGAGCTGGAAGATGATATTGAAAATCATGATTCCTCCAAAATTCCTCTTGGTCCGGAAACTACACTTCCTCCAGTAAGCCAGCTTAGTTCTAAGGAGCCGTCGCCCATTTTAACGGTTCACCTAGTCGATATCTTATATAGCTACTGCTTCACTCTCCGCCTATACAATGGAGATTGGAGGTCAGACCCGTTAGGATCTGTTTTGGTTGTATTCAGCGTGTCGTCAGTGTTGGGTCAAGGTGGTCTGCCAGAGACTGTACTGGAAGCTCTCTCTCATTGCTTGCAACAGATATGCTCTCCGGCGTTCCGTCACATGGGCGGGTTGCAATTCGGTTTTGGTGTTATTGATGATGTGATCAGCCTGCTCGAATTAGGAAGTTCTGCCTTGATTTGTGCCCTCTGCGATATGCATCGATTGGTTCAAGAAGCGGGGAAGGTGGCCAAATCAGAAAAGCCAAGAAATTCAAGGAAAGATGAGATTAGAAGTACTATTCGGCATGCAGAAAGAAAGATTTATTTCATCATGTGTTGGGTTCATGAACAGCCTCCGGAAGCGTGGTCTTCTTTAGCAGCCATTGTAAGAACAGAAAAGGCATCAGTCATGGAATCTCAGTGGAGTGGTAAAGGTCAAAAGTTAAACAACAAAGCAGAAACCAAAGGGAAATGTTTAATTGAAGAGATTAATGATTAA